The Candidatus Aminicenantes bacterium genome includes a window with the following:
- a CDS encoding phospholipid carrier-dependent glycosyltransferase encodes MSLDTPRRRRLAWILLLVLAAATRFWGLGWGLPHTYHVDENAFGDKAIRFFYGDLDPHFFHVGTLHMYALAGMWKVYQVVGGFESTDAFVSHYQKNPTTFYLIGRSLSALLGVGSVLLVFLLGLRMAGLGAGFAAGLFLTFSPEHVKISHAMLPDGPTLFFLLLTFFLIWRIYEKGRALDYALAGLTAGIAMAMKYAGHMMVIPLLFAHTARILELGLPKKKIFLHPPLFLFGATFLLTFAAGCPYAVLDFPRFWADFKWQSGHLMSEGHFGSSMRQPAWLFYLQYGFRDNLGRWVQYLAFGGVILALARRKAREWILLSYPLVLFVLIGMWKTRATRYFLPLAPFFILLAAPFVEAAAAWLAPRLRALVRRTGPAPRTAAVLTLLFALVAVAPSAVRVVRYDASVAGPDTRTQALEWIRWNIPPGETIAHEAYDPPLPGKVYALFYRNSLSDVDLNVLARGGVQYVVVSDINYARFTRYPKEFPERAAFYFDLEKEATLIKSFVPTYDEDLLDLHNPTIKIYRLGRTPDFRFPGHFERLAAAATLKKSAGGGWTLEASIEGRLGPYVGERVGEPYARLLDSAGREIARLVLREGPVPSGDFQASASRKVADPPEGTRIALGYLYDLAPNPLRVPPEQPFFKEAVLPKRLDAAARREGRLEASFRYGPEH; translated from the coding sequence ATGAGCTTGGATACGCCCCGCCGTCGCCGTCTGGCCTGGATTCTCCTTCTCGTTCTAGCGGCTGCGACCCGGTTCTGGGGCCTGGGCTGGGGGCTTCCCCACACCTATCACGTGGACGAGAACGCCTTCGGCGACAAGGCCATCCGGTTCTTCTACGGCGACCTCGATCCGCATTTCTTCCACGTCGGAACCCTGCACATGTACGCCCTGGCCGGGATGTGGAAGGTCTACCAGGTTGTGGGAGGATTCGAATCCACGGACGCCTTCGTCTCCCACTATCAGAAGAACCCGACGACGTTCTACCTGATCGGGCGGTCCTTGTCGGCCCTGCTGGGGGTTGGATCGGTGCTGCTCGTCTTCCTTCTCGGTTTGCGAATGGCCGGCCTCGGGGCGGGCTTCGCGGCCGGGCTCTTCCTGACGTTTTCGCCGGAACACGTCAAGATCTCCCACGCCATGCTGCCGGACGGCCCGACGCTCTTCTTTCTCTTGCTGACCTTTTTTTTGATCTGGCGGATCTATGAGAAAGGACGGGCCCTGGATTACGCCCTGGCCGGCCTGACGGCCGGGATCGCCATGGCCATGAAATACGCCGGCCACATGATGGTCATTCCCCTACTCTTCGCCCACACCGCCCGGATTCTCGAGCTGGGATTGCCGAAGAAGAAGATCTTCCTCCACCCGCCGCTCTTCCTGTTCGGAGCAACGTTTCTGCTGACCTTCGCGGCGGGATGCCCCTACGCCGTCCTCGATTTCCCCCGCTTTTGGGCCGACTTCAAATGGCAGTCCGGCCATTTGATGAGCGAGGGCCATTTCGGCTCGTCCATGCGGCAGCCGGCGTGGCTCTTTTATCTCCAGTACGGCTTCCGCGACAACCTCGGCCGCTGGGTCCAGTATCTGGCCTTCGGCGGCGTCATCCTGGCCTTGGCCCGCCGCAAGGCCCGCGAGTGGATTCTGCTGTCCTATCCGCTGGTCCTGTTCGTGTTGATCGGGATGTGGAAGACGCGGGCCACCCGCTATTTCCTCCCCCTGGCCCCTTTCTTCATCCTCCTGGCCGCGCCTTTCGTCGAAGCGGCCGCCGCCTGGCTGGCGCCGCGGCTGCGGGCTTTGGTCCGCCGCACCGGCCCCGCCCCCCGCACGGCGGCGGTCTTGACGCTGCTCTTCGCGCTCGTCGCCGTGGCGCCTTCGGCCGTCCGGGTCGTTCGCTACGACGCCTCGGTCGCCGGGCCGGATACGCGGACCCAGGCCCTGGAATGGATCCGCTGGAACATCCCGCCCGGCGAGACGATCGCCCACGAGGCCTACGACCCGCCCCTGCCGGGGAAGGTCTATGCCCTGTTCTATCGCAACTCGCTGAGCGACGTCGATCTCAACGTCCTGGCCCGCGGCGGTGTCCAATACGTGGTCGTCAGCGACATTAATTACGCCCGATTCACCCGCTATCCCAAAGAGTTCCCGGAGCGGGCCGCATTCTATTTCGATCTGGAGAAGGAAGCCACCCTGATCAAGTCCTTCGTCCCCACCTACGACGAGGACCTGCTCGACCTGCACAACCCGACCATCAAGATCTACCGGCTCGGCCGAACTCCGGACTTCCGATTCCCCGGCCATTTCGAGCGCTTGGCCGCCGCGGCGACCCTGAAAAAATCCGCCGGCGGCGGCTGGACCCTGGAGGCCTCGATCGAAGGGCGCCTCGGGCCTTATGTCGGCGAGAGGGTCGGCGAACCCTACGCCCGGCTTCTCGATTCGGCCGGCCGCGAAATCGCCCGACTGGTCCTGCGGGAGGGTCCGGTGCCGAGCGGCGATTTCCAAGCCTCCGCCTCCCGAAAAGTGGCCGACCCGCCCGAGGGGACGCGGATCGCCCTGGGCTATCTTTATGACCTGGCGCCGAATCCCCTGCGCGTCCCGCCCGAACAGCCGTTCTTCAAGGAGGCCGTTCTGCCCAAACGGTTGGATGCGGCGGCGCGCCGCGAGGGCCGGTTGGAGGCTTCGTTCCGGTACGGCCCGGAGCATTGA
- a CDS encoding glycosyltransferase family 39 protein: MAKASVSSRTAALLLLLVLAAGTRFWGLGWGLPNTYHVDENFFAEKAVRFLSGDLNPHFSGIPTLHMYMLAGMWKVYTIAAGHKTFAESNEDLVQNPTPYYLIGRALSAVLGIGTVLLIFLLGLRIYNLSVGFAAGLFMAFSPEHVKICHAMLPDGPMLFLLVLTFYFIWRIYETGRPRFYILAGLAAGAAMAMKFGGHMLLPTLFLAHLLRVLDKGEPKKRILLHLPLYLAGLAFAAAFFLGFPYGFLDWKLTLFWYKWQTTTLLTQGHFGSSVQQSAWLFYLQYGFRDNLGAWVQFLAFAGIVAALIRRKAREWILLFYPVLLFLLIGVWKARATRYLLPAAPFFLLLAGLAAWSLAGTASRLAAKAVHGRPASGRTIAGLTAAFALIAVGPSAVRVVRYDASIAGPDTRTEARDWIHWNIPAGEKIALEMYDPPISREKYDTFYLHSLSDISFASLFNKGVRYAVISDINYARFTRFPDEFPSRASFYFDLARDATLIKSFVPAYDEDLLDLHNPTIKIYRLTKAPDFRFPGHFERLAAEAVLEKSAGGAWTLRASMTGHLGPYVGERVAEPYVLLRGRDGREIVRLVLHAGPVPDGEFRAEASREVPDPPEGARMILGYLYDLAPDPLRVPPEQPFFKDTVLPEPVDAAALSRGRLASSFRYEKAAPREAANKTGPTVLR; encoded by the coding sequence ATGGCGAAAGCTTCGGTTTCCAGCCGGACGGCGGCCCTCCTTCTGCTTCTCGTTTTAGCGGCGGGGACACGGTTCTGGGGGCTCGGCTGGGGCCTTCCGAACACCTATCACGTCGACGAAAACTTCTTCGCCGAAAAAGCCGTCCGCTTCCTCTCGGGCGACCTGAACCCGCACTTCTCGGGCATCCCCACCCTGCACATGTACATGCTGGCAGGGATGTGGAAAGTCTATACGATCGCCGCCGGTCACAAAACCTTCGCCGAATCCAACGAGGACCTGGTCCAGAACCCCACGCCCTATTACCTCATAGGGAGGGCTCTATCGGCCGTCCTGGGCATCGGCACCGTGCTCCTCATTTTCCTTCTCGGCCTGCGGATCTACAATCTAAGCGTCGGCTTCGCGGCCGGCCTGTTCATGGCCTTCTCGCCCGAGCACGTCAAGATCTGCCACGCCATGCTGCCCGACGGGCCGATGCTATTCCTGCTCGTCCTGACCTTCTATTTTATCTGGAGGATCTACGAAACGGGACGGCCCCGCTTCTACATCCTGGCCGGCCTCGCGGCCGGCGCCGCCATGGCCATGAAATTCGGCGGCCACATGCTTCTTCCGACGCTGTTTCTGGCCCATCTTCTGCGCGTCCTGGACAAAGGCGAACCGAAGAAGCGCATTCTGCTTCACCTCCCGCTCTATCTGGCCGGCCTGGCCTTCGCCGCGGCTTTCTTCCTCGGTTTTCCTTACGGTTTTCTGGATTGGAAGCTGACGCTCTTCTGGTACAAATGGCAAACGACGACCCTGCTGACGCAAGGTCATTTCGGATCCTCGGTCCAGCAGTCGGCCTGGCTTTTCTACCTCCAGTACGGATTCCGGGACAACCTCGGCGCCTGGGTCCAGTTCCTCGCGTTTGCCGGCATCGTCGCGGCCCTGATCCGGCGCAAGGCCCGGGAGTGGATTCTGCTCTTCTATCCCGTTCTGCTTTTCCTGTTGATCGGCGTCTGGAAGGCGCGGGCGACCCGCTATCTCCTGCCTGCCGCGCCCTTCTTTCTCCTGCTGGCCGGCCTGGCGGCTTGGTCCTTGGCCGGAACGGCGTCCCGCTTGGCGGCTAAAGCGGTCCACGGACGGCCGGCTTCGGGCCGGACGATCGCCGGACTGACGGCGGCCTTCGCTTTGATCGCGGTCGGACCTTCGGCCGTCCGGGTTGTTCGCTATGACGCCTCGATCGCCGGGCCGGACACGCGGACCGAAGCCCGCGACTGGATCCATTGGAACATTCCGGCCGGGGAAAAGATCGCCCTCGAAATGTACGATCCTCCCATCTCCCGGGAAAAATACGACACCTTCTACCTTCATTCTCTGAGCGACATCAGCTTCGCATCCCTGTTCAACAAAGGCGTGCGCTACGCCGTGATCAGCGACATCAACTACGCCCGGTTCACCCGCTTCCCCGACGAGTTCCCCAGCCGGGCCTCCTTCTATTTCGATTTGGCCAGGGACGCCACGCTGATCAAGTCCTTCGTCCCGGCCTACGACGAGGACCTGCTGGACCTCCACAACCCGACCATCAAGATCTACCGTCTGACAAAGGCTCCCGATTTCCGCTTCCCCGGCCACTTCGAGCGCTTAGCCGCTGAAGCCGTCTTGGAGAAGTCCGCCGGAGGCGCCTGGACCTTGAGGGCCTCGATGACGGGGCACCTCGGCCCCTACGTCGGCGAGCGCGTCGCCGAGCCCTATGTCCTGTTGCGCGGCCGGGACGGCCGCGAGATCGTCCGGTTGGTCCTGCACGCGGGCCCGGTGCCGGACGGCGAGTTCCGGGCCGAGGCCTCCCGAGAAGTCCCCGATCCGCCCGAAGGCGCGCGGATGATACTGGGCTATCTCTACGACCTGGCGCCCGACCCGCTCCGCGTCCCGCCCGAACAGCCGTTTTTCAAGGACACGGTCCTGCCCGAGCCGGTGGATGCGGCGGCCCTGTCCCGCGGGCGTTTGGCGTCGTCGTTCCGATACGAAAAAGCGGCTCCCCGGGAAGCCGCTAATAAGACGGGCCCGACCGTCCTCCGCTAG
- a CDS encoding DNA translocase FtsK 4TM domain-containing protein gives MSPSKKKKSGKPSARSGNGKAAPAKKRPLSAEIAGVILLFAALFLLLSLVGYDSRDPSWARAVEPGYKVRNIAGPVGAWLAETALQGFGLTAFAFPFLMAFLGIRAVLFGGRKHLFRQAAKILLGLAILCPLLNLVFQALAWRGADIEPGGFFGSLLDEGLTGLLNSTGALIVLLAAAVLYLVFATGISLKTVFRAVGRLFASATREVTIKITDARAPAKTGGEAKEAEDGAKIVESKKAAKERRRGKAESAAAEETPAVVRPPASREIKRGSIRPPAPPKPEPALFPELAAGYNFPLLTLLDAGSPPEKIDKNELLEKKRLIEEKLKEFKIDGEVREYHPGPVITTYEFTPSPGIKISQVMNLAEDLSLALRAESVRVQRLPGKASIGVEIPNNKREIIRLRDILASDDFQNSSSKLAFALGKTVHDEVYVTDLTQMPHLLIAGATGTGKSVCLNALIASILYKATPAEVKLILIDPKRLEFSLFEGIPHLLSPVINDPKKAAFVLMDAVKRMEERLYLMGQHKVRNIQQYNQHIAQLLQEKKGTLTDEEKAKLKPLPYIVIIIDELAELMLVSGQDIDYAISRLAQLARAVGIHLVLATQRPSTDVITGTIKANFATRIGFRVSSSIDSRIILDATGAEKLLGNGDMLFIPPSNPQKIRLHGAYVSNAEVRRVIKFVKEQGEPEYDERIADILESTSGPEWGDDDEKDERYEEALKLVLSTGQASASYLQRRLKLGYARASRIIDQMEREGILGPSDGSKPREIMVDPKQFLADRRKAKIAAEPF, from the coding sequence ATGAGTCCGTCCAAGAAGAAAAAATCGGGGAAACCGTCCGCCCGCAGCGGCAACGGCAAAGCCGCGCCGGCCAAGAAGCGGCCGCTCTCCGCCGAGATCGCCGGCGTCATCCTTTTGTTTGCCGCCCTGTTTCTCCTGCTCAGCCTGGTCGGATACGACTCCAGGGATCCGTCCTGGGCCCGGGCCGTCGAGCCCGGATACAAAGTCCGCAACATCGCCGGCCCGGTCGGCGCCTGGCTGGCCGAGACGGCGCTTCAGGGCTTCGGACTGACGGCCTTCGCCTTTCCCTTCCTGATGGCCTTTCTGGGCATCCGGGCCGTGCTCTTCGGCGGCCGAAAGCATTTGTTCCGGCAGGCGGCCAAGATCCTCCTCGGCCTGGCCATCCTTTGCCCATTGCTCAACCTCGTCTTCCAGGCTCTGGCCTGGCGGGGGGCGGATATCGAACCGGGAGGATTCTTCGGCAGCCTTCTCGACGAGGGGCTGACCGGCTTGTTGAACTCCACCGGCGCCCTCATCGTTCTCCTGGCGGCCGCGGTCCTCTATCTGGTCTTCGCCACCGGGATTTCGCTGAAGACCGTGTTCCGCGCCGTCGGCCGCCTGTTTGCCTCGGCCACCCGAGAGGTCACGATCAAAATCACCGACGCCCGGGCCCCGGCCAAGACCGGGGGCGAGGCGAAGGAGGCCGAGGACGGCGCCAAGATCGTCGAATCGAAGAAGGCGGCCAAGGAGCGCAGGCGGGGCAAGGCGGAATCGGCGGCAGCCGAAGAGACTCCGGCCGTCGTCCGGCCGCCCGCTTCGCGAGAGATCAAGCGCGGCTCGATCAGGCCCCCGGCCCCGCCCAAGCCCGAGCCGGCCCTCTTCCCCGAGCTGGCCGCAGGCTACAACTTTCCCCTGCTGACCCTGCTCGACGCCGGATCGCCGCCCGAAAAGATCGACAAGAACGAGCTGCTGGAGAAGAAGCGGCTGATCGAGGAAAAGCTTAAGGAGTTCAAGATCGACGGCGAGGTCCGCGAATACCACCCCGGACCGGTCATCACGACCTACGAGTTCACCCCCAGCCCCGGCATCAAGATCAGCCAGGTCATGAACCTGGCCGAGGACCTGTCCCTGGCTCTGCGGGCCGAATCGGTCCGCGTCCAGCGCCTGCCGGGCAAGGCCTCTATCGGCGTCGAGATCCCCAACAACAAGCGCGAGATCATCCGCCTGCGCGACATCCTGGCCTCGGATGACTTCCAGAACTCCTCCTCCAAGCTGGCCTTCGCCCTGGGCAAGACCGTCCACGACGAGGTCTATGTCACGGATTTGACCCAGATGCCCCACCTGCTTATCGCCGGGGCCACCGGCACCGGCAAGAGCGTCTGCCTCAACGCCCTGATCGCCAGCATCCTCTACAAAGCCACCCCGGCCGAGGTCAAGCTGATTCTGATCGACCCGAAACGCCTGGAGTTTTCGCTGTTCGAGGGCATTCCCCATCTTCTCAGCCCGGTCATCAACGACCCCAAGAAGGCCGCCTTCGTCCTGATGGACGCCGTCAAGCGGATGGAGGAGCGGCTCTACCTCATGGGCCAGCACAAGGTCCGCAACATCCAGCAGTACAACCAGCACATCGCCCAGCTGCTGCAGGAAAAGAAGGGGACGCTGACCGACGAGGAGAAGGCCAAGCTCAAGCCTCTGCCGTATATCGTCATCATCATCGACGAGCTGGCCGAGCTGATGCTGGTCTCCGGCCAGGACATCGACTACGCCATCAGCCGGCTGGCCCAATTGGCCCGGGCCGTCGGCATACACCTGGTCCTGGCCACCCAGCGTCCCTCCACCGACGTCATCACCGGGACGATCAAGGCCAATTTTGCCACCCGCATCGGCTTCCGGGTCTCCTCCTCGATCGACTCCCGGATCATCCTGGACGCGACTGGGGCGGAGAAGCTCCTGGGCAACGGCGACATGCTCTTTATCCCGCCCTCCAATCCGCAGAAGATCCGGCTGCACGGCGCCTATGTTTCGAACGCCGAAGTCCGCCGGGTGATCAAGTTCGTCAAGGAACAGGGCGAGCCCGAGTACGATGAGCGGATCGCCGACATACTGGAGTCCACTTCCGGCCCGGAATGGGGCGACGACGACGAGAAGGACGAGCGCTACGAAGAGGCCCTCAAGCTCGTTCTCAGCACGGGCCAGGCTTCCGCCTCCTATCTCCAGCGGCGGCTCAAGCTGGGCTACGCCCGGGCCTCGCGGATCATCGATCAGATGGAGCGCGAGGGGATTCTGGGCCCGTCCGACGGCAGCAAGCCGCGCGAGATCATGGTCGATCCCAAGCAGTTCCTGGCCGACCGGCGGAAGGCCAAGATCGCCGCGGAGCCGTTCTAA
- a CDS encoding class I SAM-dependent methyltransferase, whose translation MSEEIRRRDYPCPVCGGTGRRPLYAIQGFTLVRCRTCRMVYVNPRIPDEAIFDIYRDHYFQRSADGYGGYELIAPMRKRTFARWYETIKPFLPEGRGNALDVGCAAGYFIDVLREDGWAAEGIELDLGMAEDLVRRGYRVSNVPLESFAATRKFRLITLFDVIEHLPGVAGDMTKIADLLDDDGILAIVTPNVMSPQRKLMGRRWFQFKPREHIHYFSPATLGRMAARHGLTPVHVSPSGQYADFGFLGERLKKYGYAAPAAVFRWFMKAFRLADASRFVRTGSMLVVLKRTKPAA comes from the coding sequence ATGAGCGAAGAGATCCGGCGGCGAGACTATCCCTGCCCCGTCTGCGGCGGCACCGGGCGAAGGCCGCTCTATGCCATTCAGGGGTTCACGCTCGTCCGCTGCCGGACTTGCCGGATGGTATACGTCAACCCGCGCATCCCGGACGAGGCCATCTTTGATATTTACCGGGATCATTATTTCCAGCGCTCCGCGGACGGATACGGAGGCTACGAGCTCATCGCCCCGATGCGCAAACGGACCTTCGCCCGCTGGTACGAGACGATCAAGCCGTTTCTGCCGGAAGGCCGGGGCAACGCCCTGGACGTCGGTTGCGCAGCCGGCTACTTCATCGACGTCCTGCGGGAAGACGGCTGGGCGGCCGAGGGGATCGAGCTCGACCTGGGCATGGCCGAGGATCTCGTCCGCCGGGGCTACCGGGTCAGCAATGTGCCGCTGGAGTCCTTCGCCGCGACCCGGAAATTCCGGCTCATCACCCTCTTCGACGTCATCGAACACCTGCCCGGAGTCGCCGGCGACATGACCAAGATTGCAGACCTCCTGGACGACGACGGGATCCTAGCGATCGTCACCCCCAATGTGATGAGCCCGCAGCGTAAGCTCATGGGCCGCCGCTGGTTCCAGTTCAAGCCGCGGGAGCACATCCATTACTTTTCGCCCGCCACGCTCGGCCGCATGGCCGCCCGTCACGGCCTGACGCCGGTCCATGTCTCCCCCTCGGGGCAATACGCCGACTTCGGCTTCCTCGGCGAGCGGCTGAAGAAATACGGCTACGCTGCGCCGGCTGCCGTCTTTCGTTGGTTTATGAAAGCCTTCCGGCTGGCCGACGCTTCGCGCTTCGTCCGAACGGGCAGCATGCTCGTCGTCTTGAAGAGGACAAAGCCCGCGGCTTGA
- a CDS encoding sigma-70 family RNA polymerase sigma factor, whose translation MPQSPPAVDLDRMIEEFRPKIGFKVRRALGSANPDWEDVVNEILTQVLDKVRSGEFRGESSIGTFIYTITIRRIADYIRQKTRVLRHVPEPGTPPDPIDEAERDQRLTRLAEAVAALAPKYKSVLELYYFRELSREETARRLGISPAKVSERTNYAQKLLRRMLGSDFSIFGPPRRLK comes from the coding sequence ATGCCCCAAAGCCCTCCCGCCGTCGACCTCGATCGGATGATCGAGGAATTCCGGCCCAAGATCGGATTCAAGGTCCGCCGCGCGCTCGGGTCGGCCAATCCGGACTGGGAGGACGTGGTCAACGAGATTCTGACCCAGGTGCTGGACAAGGTCCGATCGGGCGAGTTCCGCGGCGAATCGTCCATCGGCACCTTCATCTACACCATCACGATCCGCCGCATCGCCGATTACATCCGCCAAAAGACGCGCGTCCTGCGCCATGTTCCCGAGCCCGGCACGCCTCCGGATCCGATCGACGAGGCCGAACGTGATCAACGCCTGACCCGGCTGGCCGAGGCTGTGGCGGCTCTGGCCCCCAAGTACAAGTCCGTCCTGGAGCTGTACTACTTCCGCGAGCTCAGCCGCGAGGAGACGGCCCGCCGGCTGGGGATCAGCCCGGCCAAAGTCAGCGAACGAACCAACTACGCCCAGAAACTCCTACGCCGGATGCTGGGAAGCGATTTTTCCATTTTTGGCCCGCCCCGACGACTAAAATGA
- a CDS encoding zf-HC2 domain-containing protein, whose product MKSCNFKYQIDDFLLDRLGGPDRDRFEEHIFNCDRCFHDVFERGAILAAVRAHGGRIFSPEAIPAARKTPSRTAFLRLWPYAAVAAAVLIAVWIGINPGRPDAGPLPLTAPVDDTVRGGSVELIGPLGALAQAPSALEWKTAGTGTDYSITLSGPGVAWSGRTAAGRIDLPADIRNKIVPGNEYHWKVRAFAPQGGFIGASQEGVFRIAR is encoded by the coding sequence ATGAAGAGTTGCAACTTTAAATACCAGATCGACGATTTCCTCCTGGACCGACTGGGCGGGCCGGACAGGGACCGATTTGAGGAACATATCTTCAATTGCGACCGGTGTTTTCACGATGTCTTTGAGCGAGGGGCCATCCTCGCGGCGGTACGGGCGCACGGCGGGAGAATCTTCTCCCCCGAGGCGATTCCGGCCGCTCGGAAAACACCTTCCCGAACTGCATTCCTCCGGCTTTGGCCCTATGCGGCCGTCGCGGCAGCCGTTCTGATCGCCGTCTGGATCGGGATCAACCCGGGGCGCCCGGACGCCGGCCCCTTGCCCCTGACGGCCCCCGTCGACGATACGGTCCGCGGCGGATCCGTCGAGCTCATCGGGCCCCTGGGCGCTCTAGCCCAAGCCCCCTCCGCGTTGGAATGGAAGACGGCAGGAACGGGAACCGACTACTCGATCACCCTATCCGGACCGGGCGTGGCTTGGTCGGGGCGGACGGCAGCCGGCCGGATCGATCTGCCCGCGGATATCCGGAACAAGATTGTCCCCGGCAACGAGTACCATTGGAAAGTCAGGGCTTTCGCCCCCCAGGGCGGCTTCATAGGCGCCTCTCAAGAGGGCGTTTTCCGGATCGCCCGCTAA
- the ricT gene encoding regulatory iron-sulfur-containing complex subunit RicT, with translation MPELVCLISERTGRMLRARRNGLEVEKGDLCLVDSEFGGELGVVADTDSVLCCHARRIELAPVILRKANDDDVRKMQWLEDREQRAFEICLQRIRGRNLPMKLTSVRYFFTEKKGVFFYTADGRVDFRQLVKDLAKELRMRIEMRQVGVRDEAKILGGLGVCGRALCCASFMRTFEPVTIQKARKQHIAINPTKISGLCGRLMCCLAFEDESRGRMYYEEEGANED, from the coding sequence ATGCCAGAACTGGTTTGCTTGATTTCCGAGCGGACGGGACGGATGCTCCGGGCCCGCCGCAACGGCCTGGAGGTCGAAAAGGGCGATCTCTGCCTGGTCGATTCCGAGTTCGGCGGCGAGCTGGGCGTCGTCGCCGACACCGACTCCGTGCTCTGCTGTCACGCCCGGCGGATCGAGCTGGCCCCCGTCATTCTGCGCAAGGCCAACGACGACGACGTCCGCAAGATGCAGTGGCTGGAGGACCGCGAACAGCGGGCTTTCGAGATCTGCCTGCAGCGGATCCGCGGCCGTAATCTGCCGATGAAGCTGACCTCGGTCCGCTATTTCTTCACCGAGAAGAAAGGCGTCTTCTTTTACACCGCCGACGGCCGGGTGGACTTCCGCCAGCTGGTCAAGGACCTGGCCAAGGAGCTGCGGATGCGTATCGAGATGCGCCAGGTCGGCGTGCGCGATGAGGCCAAGATCCTGGGCGGGCTGGGCGTGTGCGGCCGGGCTCTCTGCTGCGCCAGCTTCATGCGGACCTTCGAGCCGGTGACCATCCAGAAGGCCCGCAAGCAGCACATCGCCATCAATCCGACCAAGATTTCCGGCCTCTGCGGGCGGCTGATGTGCTGCCTGGCCTTCGAGGACGAAAGCCGGGGCCGGATGTACTACGAGGAAGAAGGGGCTAACGAGGACTAG